Proteins encoded within one genomic window of Gloeobacter kilaueensis JS1:
- a CDS encoding M16 family metallopeptidase: protein MRRIFFSLATLALASAVLSTPLAAQPSIPLPPVRFSDRTLANGLRVLLVEDHSSPTVAIQVGYGVGGKDDPPGRSGFAHLFEHLMFKGTANTKPETFDRLTEDVGGFNNAFTTEDITNYYEVVPSNYLETLLWAEADRLRSLNVDEANFQTERKVVIGEYDQRILASPYGMLFELIDERSYTRHPYRRGVIGNPTQLNAASLDDVRQFHRTYYQPNNALLVVVGDFDPIQANPWIDKYFGSVPKDSRPIPRVTTVEPPQKSEQRTTYYGANVPLPAVAQVYHVPARSSPDAPALQVLENLLAEGESSRLYRTLVYDRQVASAVSANADLRQQPGLFVVYAILNAAKSPSEAQALLTGEISKLQNTPVAAAELEKAKTQLISELVRGREQANDRALELVQATWIEGDPNRVNTALSDIEKVSAADVQRVARQYLVSTNATLIDYLPKALQPGTGKEKKTK, encoded by the coding sequence GTGCGCCGCATCTTTTTCAGTCTGGCCACCCTTGCGCTGGCGAGCGCTGTTCTCAGTACGCCGCTGGCCGCCCAGCCGAGTATTCCTCTGCCGCCGGTGCGCTTCAGCGACCGTACCCTCGCCAACGGCCTGAGAGTGCTTCTAGTCGAAGATCACAGTTCGCCCACCGTCGCCATCCAGGTCGGTTACGGTGTGGGCGGCAAAGACGATCCGCCGGGGCGCTCCGGGTTCGCCCACCTCTTCGAGCACCTGATGTTCAAGGGCACCGCCAACACCAAACCTGAGACCTTCGACCGGCTCACCGAGGATGTGGGCGGCTTTAACAACGCCTTTACCACCGAGGACATCACCAACTACTACGAGGTGGTGCCTTCTAACTATCTTGAAACGTTGCTCTGGGCCGAGGCCGATCGGCTGCGCTCGCTCAACGTCGATGAGGCCAACTTTCAGACCGAGCGCAAGGTGGTGATCGGCGAGTACGACCAGCGGATACTGGCGAGTCCCTACGGAATGCTCTTTGAACTCATCGATGAGCGCTCCTACACCAGGCACCCCTACCGGCGCGGTGTGATCGGCAACCCTACCCAGCTCAACGCCGCCAGCTTGGATGACGTGCGCCAGTTCCACCGGACGTACTACCAGCCCAACAACGCCCTGCTCGTGGTCGTAGGAGACTTTGATCCGATTCAGGCCAACCCCTGGATCGATAAGTACTTCGGCAGCGTTCCTAAAGACAGCCGGCCCATCCCACGGGTGACGACCGTCGAACCGCCGCAAAAATCGGAACAGCGCACCACCTACTACGGTGCCAATGTGCCCCTACCGGCGGTGGCCCAGGTCTACCACGTCCCGGCCCGTTCCAGCCCGGATGCGCCCGCCCTGCAGGTTCTCGAAAATCTGCTTGCAGAGGGCGAAAGTTCGCGCCTCTACCGGACCCTGGTCTACGACCGCCAGGTGGCCTCAGCCGTCTCCGCCAACGCTGACCTGCGCCAGCAGCCGGGACTGTTTGTGGTCTATGCCATCTTGAACGCCGCAAAGTCGCCCAGCGAGGCCCAGGCGCTTCTTACCGGCGAAATCAGCAAGTTGCAGAATACGCCCGTAGCAGCGGCGGAACTGGAAAAGGCGAAGACGCAGCTCATCTCCGAACTGGTGCGGGGACGGGAGCAAGCGAATGACCGCGCCCTCGAACTGGTGCAGGCCACCTGGATCGAAGGGGATCCAAACCGGGTCAACACCGCCCTTTCAGACATCGAGAAGGTGAGTGCCGCCGATGTGCAGCGGGTCGCCCGCCAGTACCTCGTCTCGACCAACGCCACCTTGATCGACTATCTGCCCAAAGCGCTGCAGCCGGGCACCGGCAAGGAGAAAAAAACCAAATGA
- a CDS encoding M16 family metallopeptidase yields the protein MKKFWSVLLLALAIMPPAVALETPPPPGPPPTVTYPTPVERTLTNGLRVIAIQRTGVPLISAQLIVKSGSEADPAALPGVASLTADVLTQGTATRSATEIAQATDALGAQLTADAGFDSSRVRVNATAPRFAAAFEIFADVVRRPVFAPEEVERARTQALSSLQLTYSNPSSLAPLVAERAVYGDAPYGHPADGTPKSVSTIARAQLQQFHQTYYRPDNAVLLIGGDIAPEAAFALAERVFGDWQKPATALPAPQASPVTAPTARVVVIDQPEAGRTAIVVSRIGIERADPSYFAGIVSNAVLSGYSGRLNSEVRIKRGLSYGASASLEARREPGPFTAGTLVDHTRAAEGAQVMLATIASLAAQPVGAGELKPRKAVVTGGFARSLETIDGLVAQVGRLALYGLPLEDINRYIPSTEAVSPEQIQQFATAHLKDNLSLVLVGNAKLFLPQLQKQFPALEVIPFAKLDLGQANLGRTAKVADK from the coding sequence ATGAAAAAGTTCTGGTCCGTTCTGCTCCTGGCGCTTGCGATCATGCCCCCGGCGGTTGCCCTGGAGACACCGCCGCCCCCCGGTCCCCCGCCCACCGTCACCTACCCGACGCCGGTGGAGCGCACCCTCACCAACGGCCTGCGGGTAATCGCCATCCAGCGCACGGGTGTACCGCTCATCTCCGCCCAGCTCATCGTCAAAAGCGGCAGTGAAGCCGATCCGGCTGCCCTGCCGGGGGTGGCATCGCTCACCGCAGACGTGCTCACCCAGGGCACAGCCACCCGCTCCGCCACCGAAATTGCCCAGGCCACCGACGCCCTCGGTGCCCAACTGACTGCCGACGCCGGTTTTGATTCGAGCCGCGTGCGCGTCAACGCCACCGCGCCCAGGTTTGCCGCCGCCTTCGAGATCTTTGCCGATGTCGTGCGCCGCCCGGTTTTTGCTCCCGAAGAAGTCGAGCGTGCCCGCACCCAGGCTCTGAGCAGCCTGCAGCTGACCTACAGCAATCCCTCCTCCCTCGCCCCCCTGGTGGCGGAGCGGGCCGTCTACGGCGACGCTCCCTACGGCCACCCTGCCGACGGCACCCCCAAGTCGGTGAGCACCATTGCCCGCGCCCAACTGCAGCAGTTCCACCAGACCTACTATCGCCCCGACAACGCCGTGCTCCTGATCGGCGGTGACATTGCCCCGGAGGCAGCCTTTGCCCTGGCGGAGCGCGTCTTTGGCGACTGGCAAAAACCGGCCACAGCCCTGCCTGCGCCCCAGGCTTCCCCTGTTACTGCACCCACCGCCCGCGTCGTCGTCATCGATCAACCCGAGGCGGGCCGCACCGCGATCGTCGTGAGCCGCATCGGCATCGAGCGGGCCGATCCCTCCTACTTCGCCGGCATTGTCTCCAACGCCGTGCTCTCCGGTTATTCCGGACGGCTCAACAGCGAAGTGCGCATCAAGCGCGGCCTTTCCTACGGTGCTTCTGCCAGCCTCGAAGCCCGGCGCGAACCGGGACCCTTTACTGCCGGCACCCTCGTCGATCACACCAGAGCGGCAGAAGGTGCCCAGGTCATGCTCGCCACGATCGCAAGCCTCGCAGCCCAGCCTGTGGGAGCAGGCGAACTCAAGCCGCGCAAGGCGGTCGTCACCGGCGGCTTTGCCCGCTCGCTTGAGACGATCGATGGCCTGGTGGCCCAGGTGGGCAGACTGGCCCTCTACGGCCTGCCACTCGAAGACATCAACCGCTACATCCCCAGCACCGAAGCTGTCAGCCCAGAGCAGATCCAGCAGTTTGCCACCGCCCATCTCAAGGACAACCTCTCGCTGGTGCTGGTCGGCAACGCGAAGCTTTTTCTGCCCCAACTACAAAAGCAGTTTCCAGCACTCGAAGTGATTCCCTTCGCCAAACTCGACCTGGGCCAGGCCAATTTAGGGCGCACGGCAAAAGTGGCTGACAAATAG
- a CDS encoding Uma2 family endonuclease → MVRIPDRPLTLDDFLQLPETEPASEFVDGQVIQKPMPQGKHSRLQARLVHYLTTAFEATGGADAFPELRCTFGGRSIVPDIAVFVRERIPLDARGEVANGFVLAPDWAIEILSPDQSQTRVTGNLLHCLAHGTRSGWLIDPDERSLLIFPAGKQPLLFGDETQELPVPELGAPLALTPALIFGWLRR, encoded by the coding sequence ATGGTACGCATACCCGACAGGCCGCTCACTCTCGATGACTTTCTCCAATTGCCCGAAACAGAACCTGCCAGTGAATTTGTCGATGGTCAGGTGATCCAAAAACCGATGCCCCAGGGAAAGCACAGCCGACTGCAGGCCAGACTGGTACATTACCTGACCACAGCCTTTGAGGCCACTGGCGGCGCTGACGCTTTTCCAGAGTTGCGCTGTACCTTCGGAGGACGATCTATCGTTCCAGATATTGCCGTATTCGTCCGCGAACGCATTCCGCTAGATGCTAGAGGTGAGGTCGCAAACGGGTTCGTTCTGGCTCCTGACTGGGCGATTGAAATTCTGTCGCCGGATCAAAGCCAGACCAGGGTAACGGGTAACCTGCTGCACTGTCTCGCCCACGGTACCCGTTCAGGCTGGTTGATCGATCCTGACGAGCGCTCGCTGCTGATATTTCCGGCTGGTAAGCAACCGCTGCTCTTCGGCGACGAGACGCAAGAGCTGCCTGTGCCAGAACTGGGAGCGCCCCTCGCTCTTACCCCCGCCCTGATTTTTGGGTGGCTACGGAGGTAG
- a CDS encoding Uma2 family endonuclease yields the protein MTSYEPVFTPVPVPPLPSMYDLPSESAAEPGLPDEFHYWQPQLLIQTFRPPAYPLDRVFAAADLNLYYDSLHTRRYKRPDWFGVVDVPRLVDVGRLSYVIWREGRAPMVVVELLSPSTVEEDQGETLRGGEPPSKWEVYESILRVPYYVLFDRMGNSYRRFRLEGASYQELPDYQELWIEELQLGLGLWQGKFADVERLWLRWYDRQRNWIATDVEREQEATERERLRAEQERLRAEQERLRAEQERLRAEQERLRAEQAEQKVRSLSERLRELGIEPDAP from the coding sequence ATGACGAGCTACGAGCCCGTTTTCACTCCCGTACCCGTGCCGCCCTTGCCATCGATGTATGATTTACCAAGTGAGAGCGCTGCGGAGCCGGGCTTGCCTGATGAATTCCACTACTGGCAACCCCAACTGCTCATCCAGACTTTTCGGCCTCCGGCGTACCCACTCGATCGGGTTTTTGCCGCCGCTGACCTCAATCTCTACTACGATTCGCTGCACACTCGCCGCTACAAGCGACCGGACTGGTTCGGCGTCGTGGATGTGCCGCGACTGGTGGACGTAGGCCGGTTGAGTTACGTGATCTGGCGGGAAGGCCGCGCTCCGATGGTCGTGGTGGAACTGCTCTCACCCTCGACTGTAGAAGAAGATCAGGGCGAAACGCTGCGCGGTGGCGAGCCGCCCTCCAAGTGGGAAGTCTACGAGAGCATTCTGCGGGTGCCGTACTACGTCCTGTTTGACAGGATGGGCAATAGCTACCGGCGCTTTCGGCTGGAGGGGGCAAGCTATCAGGAACTGCCCGACTATCAGGAACTGTGGATTGAAGAGTTGCAATTGGGACTGGGGCTGTGGCAGGGAAAATTTGCGGATGTGGAGCGTCTATGGCTGCGCTGGTACGACAGACAGCGCAACTGGATAGCGACGGATGTGGAGCGCGAGCAGGAAGCTACCGAACGGGAGCGGCTGCGGGCAGAACAGGAGCGCTTACGAGCGGAACAGGAGCGCTTGCGGGCGGAACAGGAGCGCTTACGAGCGGAGCAGGAGCGGTTGCGGGCGGAACAGGCAGAGCAAAAAGTCAGATCGCTGAGCGAACGGTTGCGAGAACTGGGAATCGAGCCGGACGCGCCGTAA
- a CDS encoding HD domain-containing protein: MMNPQQLLDRAIEIATIAHAGMVDKAGKPYIDHPRRVMAHLTSPEEKMAAVLHDVVEDTQVSLEVLVEAGFSSPVVAAVDALTKRDGEEVEAYYQRVIANPVALRVKIADMHDNLDLFRIESPTQKDADRIGRYCAIYPKLVQALIDTQKY, encoded by the coding sequence ATGATGAACCCTCAACAACTCCTCGACAGAGCGATCGAAATCGCGACCATTGCCCACGCGGGCATGGTGGACAAAGCAGGCAAACCCTATATCGACCATCCCAGGCGAGTTATGGCCCATCTCACCTCGCCTGAAGAGAAGATGGCAGCCGTCCTGCACGATGTAGTCGAAGACACGCAGGTAAGTCTGGAAGTGCTTGTAGAAGCGGGTTTTTCGTCCCCCGTCGTTGCTGCCGTCGATGCACTGACAAAGAGGGACGGCGAGGAAGTAGAAGCCTACTACCAGCGCGTTATAGCCAATCCGGTTGCCCTGCGGGTCAAGATTGCCGACATGCACGACAACCTGGATCTGTTTCGGATCGAGTCACCCACCCAGAAGGACGCTGACCGCATCGGGCGATACTGCGCCATCTACCCGAAACTGGTTCAGGCGCTCATTGATACCCAGAAATATTAA
- a CDS encoding YybH family protein yields MLRRRLFIGASLTLVLTRAKNAHALEADGDAEARTQITGLLNRYTNLIVARDYEAVAALFAPDGEILNPGSDPVRGKKVIAGFLSGFARYEILVYDIHPSELVVHGNTALQSGSYFQHVRDPDGKLIEASGQFEASWERNDSGQWQIRQMRTHS; encoded by the coding sequence ATGCTGAGACGACGACTGTTCATTGGTGCAAGCCTGACTCTCGTTCTTACCAGGGCGAAAAACGCCCACGCCCTTGAGGCGGATGGAGACGCGGAGGCGCGCACGCAGATCACTGGCTTGCTCAATCGCTATACAAACCTGATCGTTGCCAGGGACTACGAGGCGGTCGCGGCACTTTTTGCCCCAGACGGAGAAATCCTCAATCCAGGCAGCGATCCTGTGCGCGGTAAAAAAGTGATCGCTGGCTTTCTCTCCGGTTTCGCTCGATATGAAATACTCGTATACGACATCCACCCATCGGAACTTGTTGTTCATGGAAACACTGCCCTTCAAAGCGGCAGCTACTTCCAGCACGTCCGCGACCCGGATGGCAAACTGATCGAAGCGTCCGGGCAATTTGAGGCAAGCTGGGAACGCAACGATTCCGGTCAATGGCAGATACGCCAGATGCGCACGCACTCCTGA